The Tenrec ecaudatus isolate mTenEca1 chromosome 7, mTenEca1.hap1, whole genome shotgun sequence genome window below encodes:
- the LOC142452705 gene encoding trace amine-associated receptor 9 gives MTTNFSQTEAVELCYENVNGSCIKTHYSPGPRAILYAVLGFGAVLAVFGNLLVIIAILHFKQLHTPTNFLIASLACADFLVGVTVMPFSTVRSVESCWYFGESYCKFHTCFDTSFCFASLFHLCCISIDRYIAVTDPLTYPTKFTVSVSGICILLSWFFSVTYSFSIFYTGANEEGIEELVVALTCIGGCQAPLNQNWVLLCFLLFFVPTVAMVFLYGKIFLVAKYQARKIESTASQGQSSSESYKERVAKRERKAAKTLGIAMAAFLVSWLPYIIDAVIDAYMNFITPPYVYEILVWCVYYNSAMNPLIYAFFYPWFRKAIKLIVSGKVLRSDSSTINLFTEEADTD, from the coding sequence ATGACCACCAATTTCTCCCAGACTGAAGCTGTGGAGCTCTGCTATGAGAATGTGAATGGATCCTGCATCAAAACCCACTACTCGCCGGGGCCTCGGGCAATCCTCTACGCAGTCCTGGGATTTGGGGCTGTGCTGGCAGTGTTCGGAAACTTACTGGTCATTATCGCCATCCTTCACTTCAAACAACTGCACACGCCGACCAACTTTCTGATCGCCTCCCTGGCCTGCGCTGACTTCTTGGTGGGTGTGACCGTGATGCCCTTCAGCACAGTGAGGTCTGTGGAGAGCTGCTGGTACTTCGGGGAGAGTTACTGTAAATTTCATACTTGCTTCGACACCTCCTTTTGCTTTGCGTCTTTATTTCATTTATGCTGTATCTCTATTGATAGATATATTGCTGTTACCGATCCGCTGACCTATCCAACCAAGTTCACTGTCTCAGTTTCAGGGATATGTATTCTCCTCTCTTGGTTCTTCTCGGTAACGTATAGTTTTTCTATCTTTTACACTGGGGCCAATGAAGAAGGCATCGAAGAATTAGTCGTCGCTCTTACCTGCATAGGGGGCTGTCAGGCACCATTGAATCAAAATTGGGTCCTgctctgtttccttctgttctttGTACCCACTGTTGCGATGGTCTTTTTATATGGTAAGATATTCTTGGTGGCAAAGTATCAGGCTAGGAAGATAGAAAGTACCGCCAGTCAGGGGCAGTCTTCCTCAGAGAGTTACAAGGAAAGGGTGGCAAAGAGAGAGCGAAAGGCTGCTAAGACATTGGGAATCGCCAtggcagcattccttgtttcttggctcccctACATCATCGATGCAGTGATTGATGCTTATATGAATTTCATAACTCCTCCCTACGTTTATGAGATTTTAGTGTGGTGTGTCTACTATAACTCGGCAATGAACCCCTTGATATATGCTTTCTTTTACCCGTGGTTTCGGAAGGCAATCAAACTTATTGTAAGTGGCAAAGTGTTAAGGAGTGACTCATCAACAATTAATTTGTTCACTGAGGAAGCAGATACAGATTGA